Proteins encoded together in one Impatiens glandulifera chromosome 1, dImpGla2.1, whole genome shotgun sequence window:
- the LOC124943038 gene encoding calcium-transporting ATPase 5, plasma membrane-type-like: protein MESMMPPALNEADIGLSMGIQGTEVAKESSDIIILDDNFASIVKVVRWGRSVYENIQKFIQFQLIVNAAALVINVVAAVSFGDVPLNAVQVNIINNLCTHLT from the exons ATGGAATCAATGATGCCTCCCGCACTGAATGAG GCTGATATTGGTCTCTCAATGGGCATCCAAGGAACAGAAGTCGCAAAAGAGAGTTCAGATATAATAATATTGGATGATAACTTCGCTTCTATTGTGAAG GTTGTTAGATGGGGGCGTTCTGTTTATGAAAACATTCAGAAATTCATCCAGTTTCAACTCATTGTCAATGCTGCTGCACTTGTTATTAATGTTGTTGCAGCAGTTTCTTTTGGTGATGTCCCTCTGAATGCAGTGCaggtaaatataattaataatctatgcACGCACCTGACatga